The genomic window TGCCTTTTTTGCGCAGGACCTCATCTGCTGCGAGGGTCACGGCAAAGTTGGCCCCTTCCAGCACAAATTTGGCACACACTTTTTGCACGTTTCCAGAGTGGATGGCTCCAGCGTCCACGGCGGGCAGCAAGATGGTGACATCCAGCTTGAACAGGTCATCGTGGGGGAGGCTTCGCCCACCTTCAAAACCCTGAATGCTGCCGGTTTCTTCTTTGTGGCGAATGAGGGCCGGAATGTCCAGCCCTGAGGGTTGGTACAAACCACCCGAAGAGTCGCTCACTGCGATCACTTTGGCTCCAAGTTCATGGAAGGCGAGGGCAGCGTAACGCCCCACCATGCCAAAGCCCTGAACCGCCACAGAGGAGCGGTGGAGGTCGTAGCCGTAGGCAGGCAGCACGCGTGCAGCTGCGTATGCCGCACCACGCCCTGCGCCTTCTTTGCGCCCCACAGAGCCACCCAGAGAAACAGGTTTGCCTGTCACCACACCGGGAATGGTGCTGCCGTGGTTTTCGCTGTAGGTGTCCATGATCCACGCCATGATCTGCTCATCGGTCCCGAGGTCCGGTGCAGGAATGTCCTGCATGGGTCCAATCAGGTCCACCAGTTCGCTGGTGTAACGGCGGGTCAGACGTTCCAGCTCCTTGTGGGAGAGTTCCTTGGGATTGACGTCAATCCCTCCTTTGGAACCGCCCAGTGGCAGGCCCATCACGGCGCATTTGACGGTCATCAGGGCAGAGAGGGTTTCGACTTCTTCTTGTGACAGTCCGGCCTTGTACCGGATGCCGCCTTTGGCCGGGCCAAGGGCAATCGAGTGCACGCACCGGTAACCCTTGAACACCCGCACGGTTCCATCGTCCATCACCACAGGCATGGAGAGGGTGACCGAGCGTTTGGGATAGCGCATGAAGGCCATTGAAGCGCTGTTGGCTTCGGAATGGGGCAATGCGCGGTCAACTTGTTGAGTGATGTTTTGCCAACTCAGTGGGTTGGTCATCCAGACCTCCGAAATTTTCCCTGAGCAGTCTGCTTCAGGCCCGTGTGGGACCTGAGGACATGGCGGTTCAAGGTGCTTTGTCGGTTGGATTATACCTGTCTAGGAGGGTTGTCAAGTGTCCCGGTGCTTTTGTCCCAGAAATCCTGAATGACAAACAAAAAATCCCACACGGAATTTTGATGTCGCAGACGTGTTTAACTCGGGTGAAATATTTCCATTTTTGGAAATTTTGGATGAAGTTCAGCTTTTGAATTGTTGTCCAAAGTACACGAAACTTTCTCGGGTCAAAAGATGGTTTTGAATTAGAACAAAGTTCAAAATAGAATTCTCGGGGAATAAATATACGGAAAAATCTTAAAATGGGGAAAATAAATAAAGGCAGACATGTGTTCCATGTCTGGTGACAATGGTGGAATGCATCCAATATACAAAAAATTGCAAGTGGACAACTTGCCGAGAGCCGAGGGCCAAGGGCTAGAAAAGCTTTGGTTAAAGCTTTCAAGGCGCAGCACGCTTCTTGTACAAAACAGGAGACCCCATGTTGGTCTCATTGACAGTTGCGCCCCTACAAAATCCCCTTGACCATTTTTTGTACGTATTGCAGGATGCTCTCGGCTCTCGGCTCTCGGCTCTCGGCTCTCGGCTCTCGGCTCTCGGCTCTCGGCCTTTACAATGCCCGTTCAGCCTCAGCCAGAGCCAGATTTTCCAGTGCCTGACGGGCTGGACTGCTGGGCAAGATTTGCAGGGCTTCCACGGCCCGATGCACACGTTCTGCAATTTCGCGTCTGGATTTCTGGATCACGCCCATTTGCTGGGCCAGCAGGCGC from Deinococcus misasensis DSM 22328 includes these protein-coding regions:
- a CDS encoding Glu/Leu/Phe/Val family dehydrogenase gives rise to the protein MTNPLSWQNITQQVDRALPHSEANSASMAFMRYPKRSVTLSMPVVMDDGTVRVFKGYRCVHSIALGPAKGGIRYKAGLSQEEVETLSALMTVKCAVMGLPLGGSKGGIDVNPKELSHKELERLTRRYTSELVDLIGPMQDIPAPDLGTDEQIMAWIMDTYSENHGSTIPGVVTGKPVSLGGSVGRKEGAGRGAAYAAARVLPAYGYDLHRSSVAVQGFGMVGRYAALAFHELGAKVIAVSDSSGGLYQPSGLDIPALIRHKEETGSIQGFEGGRSLPHDDLFKLDVTILLPAVDAGAIHSGNVQKVCAKFVLEGANFAVTLAADEVLRKKGTIVIPDIVSNGGGVTVSYFEWVQDSNQFFWTEGEIRDALEKHMREAVGQILQIAYKQGIDLRTAAYVIALNRLHNATALRGVYP